A genomic region of Mesobacillus jeotgali contains the following coding sequences:
- a CDS encoding YlmC/YmxH family sporulation protein: MVKVTEFQVKDVVNVSDGKRLGNIEDFEINLNTGKIEAVVIGSSGKVLGFFGKEDEVVIPWTNILKIGEDVILVRYKDSGGYLQQKNDDGE, encoded by the coding sequence ATGGTTAAGGTGACAGAATTTCAAGTTAAGGATGTTGTGAATGTCTCGGATGGAAAAAGGCTTGGTAATATAGAGGATTTTGAAATCAATTTAAATACGGGTAAAATCGAAGCTGTTGTGATTGGGAGTTCAGGCAAGGTGCTGGGATTCTTCGGAAAGGAAGATGAGGTTGTGATTCCCTGGACAAATATCCTGAAAATAGGTGAAGATGTCATTTTAGTCCGGTATAAAGACAGCGGGGGATATCTGCAACAGAAAAATGACGATGGGGAGTAA